Proteins encoded in a region of the Triticum dicoccoides isolate Atlit2015 ecotype Zavitan chromosome 3A, WEW_v2.0, whole genome shotgun sequence genome:
- the LOC119268951 gene encoding uncharacterized protein LOC119268951, with amino-acid sequence MTFAGASRRRRVSGSHPPLPLIAIVLLLVFPPPPRAYALRVPLREVASLLSLSHSLLTRVAVARADRGDAAAAARARRIASHLSILSSRGAWALGWDYLRHYAFSSVTGCGFSCATAAARLLAAAAEASRLKSPVEAAQWLRRNYGDLLAAATQLLNGLLSTFSEQGPLREVVLDVKWEVEEGGLLKDCLQAGAKDLEGLLIIAKDLFGASRASSRHSEL; translated from the exons ATGACCTTCGCCggcgcttcacgccgccggcgagtaTCTGGTTcccatccccctctccctctcatagCCATCGTCCTCCTGCTAGTCTTCCCACCTCCTCCCCGCGCTTACGCGCTCCGCGTCCCACTGCGCGaggtcgcctccctcctctccctctcccactcccTCCTCACCCGCGTCGCGGTCGCCCGCGCCGACCGGGGGgacgccgctgccgctgcccgcgCTCGCCGAATCGCCTCGCACCTGTCCATTCTCTCCTCTCGCGGTGCGTGGGCACTCGGCTGGGACTACCTCCGCCACTATGCTTTCTCCTCCGTCACCGGATGCGGCTTCTCCTGCGCCActgccgccgcccgcctcctcgcCGCTGCGGCGGAGGCCTCGCGCCTAAAGTCACCGGTCGAGGCGGCCCAGTGGCTGCGCCGTAATTACGGTGACCTCCTAGCCGCCGCTACTCAGCTCCTAAACGGCCTCCTCTCTACCTTCTCCGAGCAG GGGCCGCTAAGGGAGGTGGTGTTGGATGTGAAGTGGGAGGTGGAGGAAGGGGGGTTGCTGAAGGATTGCCTTCAGGCGGGAGCCAAAGACTTGGAGGGCTTgcttatcattgccaaagatctctTTGGTGCTTCAAGGGCTTCTTCACGCCACAGTGAACTCTGA